A genome region from Pan troglodytes isolate AG18354 chromosome 3, NHGRI_mPanTro3-v2.0_pri, whole genome shotgun sequence includes the following:
- the AFP gene encoding alpha-fetoprotein isoform X1, with translation MNKFIYEIARRHPFLYAPTILLWAARYDKIIPSCCKAENAVECFQTKAATVTKELRESSLLNQHACAVMKNFGTRTFQAITVTKLSQKFTKVNFTEIQKLVLDVAHVHEHCCRGDVLDCLQDGEKIMSYICSQQDTLSNKITECCKLTTLERGQCIIHAENDEKPEGLSPNLNRFLGDRDFNQFSSGEKNIFLASFVHEYSRRHPQLAVSVILRVAKGYQELLEKCFQTENPLECQDKGEEELQKYIQESQALAKRSCGLFQKLGEYYLQNAFLVAYTKKAPQLTSSELMAITRKMAATAATCCQLSEDKLLACGEGAADIIIGHLCIRHETTPVNPGVGQCCTSSYANRRPCFSSLVVDETYVPPAFSDDKFIFHKDLCQAQGVALQTMKQEFLINLVKQKPQITEEQLEAVIADFSGLLEKCCQGQEQEVCFAEEGQKLISKTRAALGV, from the exons ATGAACAA ATTCATTTATGAGATAGCAAGAAGGCATCCCTTCCTGTATGCACCTACAATTCTTCTTTGGGCTGCTCGCTATGACAAAATAATTCCATCTTGCTGCAAAGCTGAAAATGCAGTTGAATGCTTCCAAACAAAG GCAGCAACAGTTACAAAAGAATTAAGAGAAAGCAGCTTGTTAAATCAACATGCATGTGCAGTAATGAAAAATTTTGGGACCCGAACTTTCCAAGCCAT aacTGTTACTAAACTGAGTCAGAAGTTTACCAAAGTTAATTTTACTGAAATCCAGAAACTAGTCCTGGACGTGGCCCATGTACATGAGCACTGTTGCAGAGGAGATGTGCTGGATTGTCTGCAGGATGGG GAAAAAATTATGTCCTACATATGTTCTCAACAAGACACTCTGTCAAACAAAATAACAGAATGCTGCAAACTGACCACGCTGGAACGTGGTCAATGTATAATTCATgcagaaaatgatgaaaaacCTGAAGGTCTATCTCCAAATCTAAACAGGTTTTTAGGAGATAGAGATTTTAACCAATTttcttcaggggaaaaaaatatcTTCTTGGCAAG TTTTGTTCATGAATATTCAAGAAGACATCCTCAGCTTGCTGTCTCAGTAATTCTAAGAGTTGCTAAAGGATACCAGGAGTTATTGGAGAAGTGTTTCCAGACTGAAAACCCTCTTGAATGCCAAGATAAAGGA GAAGAAGAATTACAGAAATACATCCAGGAGAGCCAAGCATTGGCAAAGCGAAGCTGCGGCCTCTTCCAGAAACTAGGAGAATATTACTTACAAAATGC GTTTCTCGTTGCTTACACAAAGAAAGCCCCCCAGCTGACCTCATCGGAGCTGATGGCCATCACCAGAAAAATGGCAGCCACAGCAGCCACTTGTTGCCAACTCAGTGAGGACAAACTATTGGCCTGTGGCGAGGGAGCG GCTGACATTATTATTGGACACTTATGTATCAGACATGAAACGACTCCAGTAAACCCTGGTGTTGGCCAGTGCTGCACTTCTTCATATGCCAACAGGAGGCCATGCTTCAGCAGCTTGGTGGTGGATGAAACATATGTCCCTCCTGCATTCTCTGATGACAAGTTCATTTTCCATAAGGATCTGTGCCAAGCTCAGGGTGTAGCGCTGCAAACGATGAAGCAAGA GTTTCTCATTAACCTTGTGAAGCAAAAGCCACAAATAACAGAGGAACAACTTGAGGCTGTCATTGCAGATTTCTCAGGCCTGTTGGAGAAATGCTGCCAAGGCCAGGAACAGGAAGTCTGCTTTGCTGAAGAG GGACAAAAACTGATTTCAAAAACTCGTGCTGCTTTGGGAGTTTAA
- the AFP gene encoding alpha-fetoprotein isoform X2 — protein MVKDALTAIEKPTGDEQSAGCLENQLPAFLEELCREKEILEKYGHSDCCSQSEEGRHNCFLAHKKPTPASIPLFQVPEPVTSCEAYEEDRETFMNKFIYEIARRHPFLYAPTILLWAARYDKIIPSCCKAENAVECFQTKAATVTKELRESSLLNQHACAVMKNFGTRTFQAITVTKLSQKFTKVNFTEIQKLVLDVAHVHEHCCRGDVLDCLQDGEKIMSYICSQQDTLSNKITECCKLTTLERGQCIIHAENDEKPEGLSPNLNRFLGDRDFNQFSSGEKNIFLASFVHEYSRRHPQLAVSVILRVAKGYQELLEKCFQTENPLECQDKGEEELQKYIQESQALAKRSCGLFQKLGEYYLQNAFLVAYTKKAPQLTSSELMAITRKMAATAATCCQLSEDKLLACGEGAADIIIGHLCIRHETTPVNPGVGQCCTSSYANRRPCFSSLVVDETYVPPAFSDDKFIFHKDLCQAQGVALQTMKQEFLINLVKQKPQITEEQLEAVIADFSGLLEKCCQGQEQEVCFAEEGQKLISKTRAALGV, from the exons ATGGTGAAAGATGCATTGACTGCAATTGAGAAACCCACTGGAGATGAACAGTCTGCAGGGTGTTTAGAAAACCAG ctACCTGCCTTTCTGGAAGAACTTTGCCGTGAGAAAGAAATTTTGGAGAAGTACGGACATTCAGACTGCTGCAGCCAAAGTGAAGAGGGAAGACATAACTGTTTTCTTGCACACAAAAAGCCCACTCCAGCATCCATCCCACTTTTCCAAGTTCCAGAACCTGTCACAAGCTGTGAAGCATATGAAGAAGACAGGGAGACATTCATGAACAA ATTCATTTATGAGATAGCAAGAAGGCATCCCTTCCTGTATGCACCTACAATTCTTCTTTGGGCTGCTCGCTATGACAAAATAATTCCATCTTGCTGCAAAGCTGAAAATGCAGTTGAATGCTTCCAAACAAAG GCAGCAACAGTTACAAAAGAATTAAGAGAAAGCAGCTTGTTAAATCAACATGCATGTGCAGTAATGAAAAATTTTGGGACCCGAACTTTCCAAGCCAT aacTGTTACTAAACTGAGTCAGAAGTTTACCAAAGTTAATTTTACTGAAATCCAGAAACTAGTCCTGGACGTGGCCCATGTACATGAGCACTGTTGCAGAGGAGATGTGCTGGATTGTCTGCAGGATGGG GAAAAAATTATGTCCTACATATGTTCTCAACAAGACACTCTGTCAAACAAAATAACAGAATGCTGCAAACTGACCACGCTGGAACGTGGTCAATGTATAATTCATgcagaaaatgatgaaaaacCTGAAGGTCTATCTCCAAATCTAAACAGGTTTTTAGGAGATAGAGATTTTAACCAATTttcttcaggggaaaaaaatatcTTCTTGGCAAG TTTTGTTCATGAATATTCAAGAAGACATCCTCAGCTTGCTGTCTCAGTAATTCTAAGAGTTGCTAAAGGATACCAGGAGTTATTGGAGAAGTGTTTCCAGACTGAAAACCCTCTTGAATGCCAAGATAAAGGA GAAGAAGAATTACAGAAATACATCCAGGAGAGCCAAGCATTGGCAAAGCGAAGCTGCGGCCTCTTCCAGAAACTAGGAGAATATTACTTACAAAATGC GTTTCTCGTTGCTTACACAAAGAAAGCCCCCCAGCTGACCTCATCGGAGCTGATGGCCATCACCAGAAAAATGGCAGCCACAGCAGCCACTTGTTGCCAACTCAGTGAGGACAAACTATTGGCCTGTGGCGAGGGAGCG GCTGACATTATTATTGGACACTTATGTATCAGACATGAAACGACTCCAGTAAACCCTGGTGTTGGCCAGTGCTGCACTTCTTCATATGCCAACAGGAGGCCATGCTTCAGCAGCTTGGTGGTGGATGAAACATATGTCCCTCCTGCATTCTCTGATGACAAGTTCATTTTCCATAAGGATCTGTGCCAAGCTCAGGGTGTAGCGCTGCAAACGATGAAGCAAGA GTTTCTCATTAACCTTGTGAAGCAAAAGCCACAAATAACAGAGGAACAACTTGAGGCTGTCATTGCAGATTTCTCAGGCCTGTTGGAGAAATGCTGCCAAGGCCAGGAACAGGAAGTCTGCTTTGCTGAAGAG GGACAAAAACTGATTTCAAAAACTCGTGCTGCTTTGGGAGTTTAA